A DNA window from Streptomyces sp. CA-278952 contains the following coding sequences:
- a CDS encoding VgrG-related protein, producing the protein MAQQGVSTALTVEFDGTPLPAKFVNTLVEGYVDDSRTLPDLFLLRFRDPDRVLLEQAGLKIGTEARLLARAGGGTEPKPLLEGVVTALEVELDESGTFTVVRGLDESHRLFRGRRVASYQNMTLADICGQVAQRAGLKPGPVDIAGPVLEHIAQPNITDWEFVRGLAEEAGAQAYVRDGQLHITKPAEAGGAPDASARADRDPLVLELGSNLLRCRAGVSAAEQVSEVEVRGWDVRAKQPLVGRAPAGSSPTLELGVTAAEVSAPFGEARFVVTDAAYGAQAQVDQAAKALAERIAGSFAELEAVIRGNPEVRAGSAVALNAVGAPFEGRYTVTTSRHVFDAVRGYETWITVSGQQERSLFGLTGGSPAAAGGGRCAGLVSGTVTDTQDPEGSGRVKVRFPWLSDEYASDWARTAQSGGTGGGEAFIPEVGDEVLVGFEHGHLDRPYVLAGLYNGQDRPGGGGSPSAGTPGAPGTPSASSAFSASGGAGGAGGGDALVDPTTGAVNRRAFASRSGNQLELLDAANGPQGVRLRTGDGKLTIDLDRKGTAIVIGSDGSVTIEAKEQVSIRAADGVALEAGRGALELSGESVTLTARRGVSVDGGTGKVGIAAQGPVEVRGGEVTVEGSRRTEIRSGGSVNVNASMIKLN; encoded by the coding sequence ATGGCGCAGCAGGGGGTCTCCACGGCGCTGACGGTGGAGTTCGACGGCACGCCACTGCCCGCGAAGTTCGTGAACACGCTGGTCGAGGGCTATGTCGACGACAGCCGTACGCTCCCCGACCTGTTCCTGCTGCGCTTCCGGGACCCCGACCGGGTGCTGCTGGAGCAGGCCGGGCTGAAGATCGGCACCGAGGCCCGGCTGCTGGCCCGCGCGGGCGGCGGCACCGAGCCGAAGCCGCTGCTGGAGGGGGTCGTCACGGCGCTGGAGGTGGAGCTCGACGAGTCCGGCACGTTCACCGTCGTCCGGGGGCTCGACGAGTCGCACCGGCTGTTCCGGGGCCGCCGGGTGGCCAGCTACCAGAACATGACCCTCGCCGACATCTGCGGCCAGGTCGCCCAGCGTGCCGGGCTGAAGCCGGGGCCGGTCGACATCGCCGGGCCCGTACTGGAACACATCGCCCAGCCCAACATCACCGACTGGGAGTTCGTGCGCGGCCTCGCGGAGGAGGCGGGCGCGCAGGCGTACGTACGGGACGGGCAGCTGCACATCACGAAGCCGGCGGAGGCGGGCGGCGCGCCCGACGCCTCGGCGCGCGCCGACCGCGACCCGCTCGTCCTGGAGCTGGGCAGCAACCTGCTGCGCTGCCGGGCCGGGGTGTCGGCCGCCGAGCAGGTCTCCGAGGTGGAGGTGCGCGGCTGGGACGTCCGGGCGAAGCAGCCGCTGGTGGGCCGGGCCCCGGCGGGCTCGTCCCCGACGCTGGAGCTGGGGGTGACGGCGGCTGAGGTGTCGGCCCCGTTCGGCGAGGCCCGGTTCGTGGTGACCGACGCGGCGTACGGGGCGCAGGCCCAGGTCGACCAGGCGGCGAAGGCGCTGGCGGAGCGGATCGCCGGGTCGTTCGCGGAGCTGGAGGCGGTGATCCGGGGCAATCCGGAGGTGCGGGCGGGCAGTGCGGTGGCGTTGAACGCGGTGGGCGCGCCGTTCGAGGGCCGGTACACGGTGACGACCTCGCGCCATGTCTTCGACGCCGTACGCGGGTACGAGACCTGGATCACCGTGTCGGGGCAGCAGGAGCGGTCGCTCTTCGGGCTGACGGGCGGCTCTCCGGCGGCGGCGGGTGGAGGACGGTGCGCGGGGCTGGTCAGCGGGACGGTGACGGACACGCAGGATCCGGAGGGGTCCGGGCGGGTCAAGGTGCGGTTCCCGTGGCTCTCCGACGAGTACGCGAGCGACTGGGCGCGCACGGCGCAGTCCGGCGGTACGGGGGGCGGCGAGGCGTTCATCCCGGAGGTGGGCGACGAGGTGCTGGTCGGCTTCGAGCACGGGCATCTGGACCGGCCGTACGTCCTGGCGGGGCTGTACAACGGGCAGGACCGGCCGGGGGGCGGCGGGAGCCCATCCGCCGGCACCCCTGGTGCTCCCGGTACTCCCAGTGCGTCCAGTGCGTTTAGTGCTTCTGGTGGTGCGGGAGGTGCGGGAGGCGGGGACGCACTCGTCGATCCCACCACCGGTGCGGTGAACCGCCGCGCCTTCGCGTCGAGGAGCGGAAACCAGCTGGAGCTGCTGGACGCGGCGAACGGCCCCCAGGGCGTCCGGCTCCGTACCGGTGACGGCAAGCTCACGATCGACCTCGACCGCAAGGGCACCGCCATCGTCATCGGCAGCGACGGCAGCGTGACCATCGAGGCCAAGGAGCAGGTCTCCATCCGGGCGGCCGACGGCGTCGCCCTGGAAGCGGGGCGCGGGGCGCTCGAACTGAGCGGCGAGAGCGTCACGTTGACCGCGCGGAGAGGCGTGTCCGTGGACGGCGGCACCGGGAAGGTCGGCATCGCGGCGCAGGGCCCGGTGGAGGTGCGGGGCGGCGAGGTCACCGTCGAAGGAAGCCGCCGCACGGAGATCAGGAGCGGAGGCTCGGTGAACGTCAACGCGTCGATGATCAAACTCAACTGA
- a CDS encoding CIS tube protein: MSGAGPIAFSAAGTSGVASAAKGGSARPKLEHAYLELRTPPTGGGLTPGGPCGRIDFQFNPKELSLTKAASWKRSPAKGAKSSGPPEYQGSQPSKLTVEMFFDASDTQDTRVVTSVEQLFACCVPTDETRQQQRSSPPWVVFHWGGLTGFPGYVSQVAAKYTLFTTSGVPIRAVCQVTMEEISGETPGQNPTSGALAARRVHRVGSGDSLPSLAHREYGDPGAWRVIAEANGIDDPMRLAPGTQLLLPALDELARLRDSSGRSAAGAGRGRGRG; the protein is encoded by the coding sequence ATGAGCGGTGCGGGCCCCATCGCGTTCAGCGCGGCCGGTACGTCGGGGGTGGCCTCGGCGGCGAAGGGCGGCTCGGCGCGGCCCAAGCTGGAGCACGCCTACCTGGAGCTGCGGACCCCGCCGACCGGGGGCGGGCTGACACCCGGCGGGCCGTGCGGCCGGATCGACTTCCAGTTCAACCCCAAGGAGCTGAGCCTGACCAAGGCGGCTTCCTGGAAGCGGAGTCCGGCGAAGGGGGCGAAGAGTTCGGGTCCGCCGGAGTACCAGGGATCCCAGCCCAGCAAGCTCACCGTCGAGATGTTCTTCGACGCGAGCGACACCCAGGACACCCGGGTCGTCACCTCGGTGGAGCAGCTCTTCGCCTGCTGCGTGCCGACGGACGAGACCCGGCAGCAGCAGCGGTCGTCCCCGCCGTGGGTCGTCTTCCACTGGGGCGGACTGACGGGATTTCCCGGTTACGTGAGCCAAGTCGCCGCCAAGTACACCCTGTTCACGACCTCCGGCGTGCCGATCCGGGCGGTCTGCCAGGTCACCATGGAGGAGATCAGCGGCGAGACGCCCGGCCAGAACCCGACCTCGGGGGCGCTGGCCGCCCGGCGTGTCCACCGCGTCGGCTCGGGCGACTCGCTGCCCTCGCTCGCCCACCGGGAGTACGGGGACCCCGGGGCCTGGCGGGTGATCGCCGAGGCGAACGGGATCGACGACCCGATGCGGCTCGCGCCCGGCACCCAGCTTCTGCTGCCCGCCCTGGACGAGCTGGCCCGGCTCAGGGACTCCTCGGGCCGGAGCGCCGCCGGGGCCGGCCGGGGCAGGGGGCGGGGCTGA
- a CDS encoding phage tail protein, translating into MATAQDSDPAVSVCFVVTIDDIELGSFNTCEGLGCEVVLETREEGGNNGHLWQLPTRLKYSNVKLSRPLTRETEKVARWFATMTTGFSRKTAHIEARTGDGQKVAQWGLLEVVPVRWTGPSFTPESPKVAIETIEIAHHGYVMEG; encoded by the coding sequence ATGGCCACCGCCCAGGACAGCGACCCCGCCGTCAGCGTCTGCTTCGTCGTGACGATCGACGACATCGAGCTCGGGTCGTTCAACACGTGCGAGGGCCTCGGCTGCGAAGTGGTCCTCGAAACCCGGGAGGAGGGCGGCAACAACGGGCATCTGTGGCAGCTGCCGACCCGGCTGAAGTACTCCAACGTGAAACTGTCGCGGCCGCTGACCCGGGAGACGGAGAAGGTGGCGCGCTGGTTCGCCACGATGACCACCGGGTTCAGCCGGAAGACCGCGCATATCGAGGCGCGGACCGGGGACGGCCAGAAGGTCGCCCAGTGGGGGCTGCTGGAGGTCGTGCCCGTGCGGTGGACCGGGCCCTCGTTCACACCCGAGTCGCCGAAGGTCGCGATCGAGACCATCGAGATCGCCCACCACGGCTACGTGATGGAGGGCTGA
- a CDS encoding DUF6760 family protein: MTYAADLLYEEVAYLAYHFHWPLDDLLDLEHPERLKFVAQVARLNGH; the protein is encoded by the coding sequence GTGACGTACGCGGCCGACCTGCTCTACGAGGAGGTCGCGTACCTCGCCTACCACTTCCACTGGCCGCTGGACGACCTGCTGGACCTGGAACATCCGGAACGCCTGAAGTTCGTCGCGCAGGTCGCCCGCCTCAACGGGCACTAG
- a CDS encoding phage tail protein, whose amino-acid sequence MPLPDLDSSVGHSFGLEFDSVIIKQITEVSGLKMEQDVIELKQNTFDGKYAIKKLPGRPKAGEVTVTRGLTEDNSFERWIKDSRFGRMTNARRNGAVIVYDYEGLPIKRYKLINAWPKSLEIGTLKAGDTSVLTEKLAITYEAMELD is encoded by the coding sequence GTGCCACTTCCCGATCTCGACAGTTCCGTCGGGCATTCCTTCGGCCTCGAATTCGACAGCGTCATCATCAAGCAGATCACCGAGGTCAGCGGTCTGAAGATGGAACAGGACGTCATCGAGCTGAAGCAGAACACCTTCGACGGCAAGTACGCCATCAAGAAGCTGCCCGGCCGCCCCAAGGCCGGTGAGGTCACCGTGACGCGCGGGCTCACCGAGGACAACAGCTTCGAGCGGTGGATCAAGGACTCGCGGTTCGGCCGCATGACGAACGCCCGCCGCAACGGCGCCGTCATCGTCTACGACTACGAGGGCTTGCCGATCAAGCGCTACAAGCTCATCAACGCCTGGCCGAAGTCCCTGGAGATCGGCACCCTGAAGGCCGGCGACACCTCGGTGCTGACCGAGAAGCTGGCGATCACCTACGAGGCCATGGAACTCGACTGA
- a CDS encoding phage tail sheath family protein, producing the protein MPSYLSPGVYVEEVESGSRPIEGVGTSVAAFVGFAQKGPFDEPTLITNWSQFVATFGDFVGGAYLASAVYGFFANGGGVCYIVRVDDGTAAAHVGADEGGTGEAEGAGGAGALPVGADVPVGPYAVRPRPGVSGEISVEVAPVEGDDPPADVFRFLVKRDGQVVETYPSVTTKRSKDNVATRVNAKSELIEVRESGRGAAPAPPAPQTVVLAPAAPAAGSFGAMAPEVYVGDADRRTGLGGLEAVDEVTMIAVPDLMSAYERGLLDLESVIAVQQGLISHCELMGDRVAILDPPPGLTPQQIRGWRTGQANFDSKYATLYYPWISVADPASGRAALVPPSGHIAGVWARNDATRGVHKAPANEVVRGAVALATQLTKGEHDLLNPIGLNCIRAFPGRGIRVWGARTLASDPAWRYLNVRRLFNYLEESILAGTQWVVFEPNDDALWARVRRTVSAFLVNEWRKGSLFGLTPEESFYVKCDRETNPPESIDAGQVICEIGVAPVKPAEFVVFRLSQLTGGSGGVDE; encoded by the coding sequence ATGCCGTCGTACCTGTCCCCCGGCGTCTACGTCGAAGAGGTCGAGTCCGGATCCCGGCCGATCGAAGGGGTGGGCACCTCGGTCGCCGCCTTCGTCGGCTTCGCGCAGAAGGGGCCGTTCGACGAGCCAACGCTGATCACCAACTGGAGCCAGTTCGTCGCCACGTTCGGCGACTTCGTCGGCGGCGCCTACCTCGCGTCCGCCGTCTACGGCTTCTTCGCCAACGGTGGCGGCGTCTGCTACATCGTTCGGGTCGACGACGGCACGGCAGCGGCTCACGTCGGGGCCGACGAGGGCGGCACGGGGGAAGCAGAAGGAGCCGGGGGAGCCGGCGCACTGCCCGTCGGCGCCGACGTCCCGGTCGGGCCCTACGCCGTACGGCCCCGGCCGGGTGTGAGCGGCGAGATCAGCGTGGAGGTCGCCCCGGTGGAGGGAGACGATCCGCCCGCCGACGTCTTCCGGTTCCTCGTGAAGCGTGACGGCCAGGTCGTGGAGACGTACCCCTCGGTCACCACCAAGCGCAGCAAGGACAACGTCGCCACCCGCGTCAACGCCAAGTCGGAGCTGATCGAGGTACGGGAGTCGGGGCGCGGCGCCGCCCCCGCCCCGCCCGCGCCGCAGACGGTGGTCCTCGCCCCGGCCGCCCCCGCCGCCGGCAGCTTCGGGGCGATGGCCCCCGAGGTGTACGTCGGCGACGCCGACCGCCGTACGGGGCTGGGCGGCCTGGAAGCGGTCGACGAGGTCACGATGATCGCCGTGCCCGACCTGATGAGCGCGTACGAGCGCGGGCTGCTCGACCTGGAGTCGGTCATCGCCGTCCAGCAGGGGCTGATCTCCCACTGTGAGCTGATGGGCGACCGGGTGGCCATCCTCGACCCGCCGCCCGGGCTCACCCCGCAGCAGATCCGCGGCTGGCGCACCGGTCAGGCCAACTTCGACTCCAAGTACGCCACGCTCTACTACCCCTGGATCAGCGTCGCCGACCCCGCGTCCGGCCGCGCCGCCCTCGTACCGCCGAGCGGGCACATCGCCGGGGTCTGGGCGCGCAACGACGCTACGCGGGGCGTGCACAAGGCCCCCGCGAACGAGGTCGTCCGGGGAGCCGTCGCGCTGGCGACCCAGCTCACCAAGGGAGAGCACGACCTCCTCAACCCGATCGGACTGAACTGCATCCGGGCCTTCCCCGGCCGCGGCATCCGGGTGTGGGGCGCACGGACACTGGCGTCCGACCCCGCCTGGCGGTACCTGAACGTCCGCCGGCTCTTCAACTACCTGGAGGAGTCGATCCTCGCCGGTACGCAGTGGGTCGTCTTCGAGCCGAACGACGACGCCCTGTGGGCCCGTGTCCGACGCACGGTCTCGGCGTTCCTCGTCAACGAGTGGCGCAAGGGTTCGCTGTTCGGGCTGACCCCCGAGGAGTCGTTCTACGTGAAGTGCGACCGCGAGACGAACCCGCCGGAGAGCATCGATGCGGGTCAGGTCATCTGCGAGATCGGGGTCGCCCCCGTCAAACCGGCCGAGTTCGTGGTCTTCCGGCTCTCCCAGCTGACCGGCGGCAGCGGTGGTGTCGACGAATGA
- a CDS encoding phage tail protein, with protein MSRLVAQRYTAPVKPSPAQSAGFRKVKADVAGKKTRLAAHAPAASESKASQDAAVAPPDDKEAQGKAANAEKMNAAKPGEFDKKAFIDAVNKAIDSQAPKNLDEADKFAKSGKADQVKAEVDGKVTDGKESSAKDIDTATKAPPDTSAAKDKDVTPLSPDQPPGNPGAPSATDAVPAKQPAAVTDFSEGPAENDKAMADAEVTEEQLAKGNEPDFNEALSAKKTSEADAAKAPAKGKAAEDQQLSTAQQNAAASGAQAMAGLTATRATAGKQVDGGKNDTKSKDEKKRAEVTAKLQKVYDGTKKDVEDTLSGLDKKVDTAFTSGEKSARDAFTADHKSRMKKYKDKRYSGLMGKGRWIKDKFAGLPKAANDLYQESRKLYVSRMQTVISSVADIIGAELGKAKARIAKGRTELKAEVDKLPADLRQFGEEAAKDFAGKFDDLEATVNEKSEQLVQDLAQKYTAALNKIDEEIKKLQEANKGLIDKAKDAIVGAIKTINELKNLLLGILAKAASAIMKIIKDPIGFLGNLVKAVGAGLNLFITNIADHLKTGVVSWLLGTAVKAGLDLPARFDLKGIIQLIGSMLGLTWDSIRTRITRKGVPDEAMSAVETSVPVAGSLAREGPAGAVKEIQAETGDLKATILGKLTTYLIPTVLIAGITWIISLLNPASAFVRAVKGIIDIVTFIVTQGAQIADFVNAVLDAVIAIANGGQAGVPKLIEAALATSVPLLIGFLAALLGIGGLANKVKSVFQSVSRPVTRAIDKIVDFIAKKGKALWSKLRGKQKNKEKNEKEEVKGRDDALHLPKKRFHTTSGDGHLLTFSENKPKAELMIHSNPLTVENFLQNWREDIERSEESNERKAQEDAHIEAFNRHKEVKTEQTSLARSTGSVRQAHLQALVGLLNNLANAVAKHDPGLMAPIPGPVLPPFVDHVIATKFTAHYVNNDLKGSPSNKHKRHDGVLNVWKHMKTLNRGSNHTAWVKMHLLPDFLGGLATDSNLVPARGFTNNPLFLDATENPAKEALEKGTEKIIWYRIKELTFHNSPNGEFPDGVFPHQLAAEWGGYKISDGEWKAEKASGSFSDDQDPPNVNYWRINVEGSTAANNRLGLPKKDKTGEAIKKGRPYSGITELTTKHPEIRDALIEINTQGLFRWD; from the coding sequence GTGTCGCGGCTGGTCGCCCAGCGGTACACGGCGCCGGTGAAGCCGTCCCCGGCGCAGTCGGCGGGCTTCCGCAAGGTGAAGGCCGATGTGGCGGGGAAGAAGACCCGGCTCGCCGCGCACGCCCCGGCAGCCAGTGAGTCGAAAGCCTCGCAGGACGCGGCGGTGGCCCCGCCGGACGACAAGGAGGCCCAGGGCAAGGCGGCGAACGCCGAGAAGATGAACGCGGCGAAGCCCGGGGAGTTCGACAAGAAGGCGTTCATCGACGCCGTGAACAAGGCGATCGACTCCCAGGCCCCCAAGAACCTCGACGAGGCCGACAAGTTCGCCAAGTCCGGCAAGGCGGACCAGGTCAAGGCGGAGGTCGACGGCAAGGTCACCGACGGCAAGGAGTCGTCGGCCAAGGACATCGACACGGCGACGAAGGCCCCGCCCGACACCTCGGCCGCCAAGGACAAGGACGTCACCCCGCTCTCCCCCGACCAGCCTCCGGGCAACCCGGGCGCACCGTCCGCCACGGACGCGGTCCCCGCAAAGCAGCCCGCGGCCGTCACGGACTTCTCCGAGGGCCCGGCTGAGAACGACAAGGCGATGGCGGATGCCGAGGTCACCGAGGAACAGCTGGCCAAGGGCAACGAACCGGACTTCAACGAGGCGCTGTCGGCGAAGAAGACCTCCGAGGCGGACGCGGCGAAGGCCCCCGCGAAGGGGAAGGCGGCGGAGGACCAGCAGCTCTCCACCGCCCAACAGAACGCGGCGGCCTCCGGAGCCCAGGCGATGGCGGGACTCACCGCGACCCGGGCCACCGCCGGCAAACAGGTGGACGGCGGCAAGAACGACACGAAGTCGAAGGACGAAAAGAAGCGCGCCGAGGTCACGGCGAAACTCCAGAAGGTCTACGACGGCACGAAGAAGGACGTCGAGGACACCCTGTCCGGCCTGGACAAGAAGGTGGACACGGCGTTCACGTCGGGCGAGAAGTCAGCGCGGGACGCGTTCACGGCCGACCACAAGAGCCGGATGAAGAAGTACAAGGACAAGCGGTACTCCGGCCTCATGGGCAAGGGCCGCTGGATCAAGGACAAGTTCGCCGGCCTGCCGAAGGCGGCGAACGACCTATACCAGGAGTCCCGCAAGCTCTACGTCTCCCGCATGCAGACGGTCATCTCCTCGGTCGCCGACATCATCGGCGCCGAACTCGGCAAGGCGAAGGCCCGCATAGCCAAGGGCCGCACGGAGCTGAAGGCCGAGGTCGACAAACTCCCGGCGGACCTCCGCCAGTTCGGCGAGGAGGCGGCGAAGGACTTCGCGGGAAAGTTCGACGACCTGGAAGCCACGGTCAACGAGAAGTCGGAACAGCTGGTCCAGGACCTGGCCCAGAAGTACACCGCCGCCCTCAACAAGATCGACGAGGAGATCAAGAAGCTCCAGGAAGCCAACAAGGGCCTCATCGACAAGGCGAAGGACGCCATCGTCGGCGCCATCAAGACGATCAACGAACTGAAGAACCTGCTCCTGGGCATTCTCGCCAAGGCCGCCTCCGCGATCATGAAGATCATCAAGGACCCGATCGGGTTCCTGGGCAACCTGGTGAAAGCGGTCGGCGCGGGCCTGAACCTCTTCATCACGAACATCGCCGACCACCTGAAGACCGGCGTCGTCTCCTGGCTGCTCGGCACAGCGGTGAAGGCGGGCCTGGACCTCCCGGCCCGCTTCGACCTCAAGGGCATCATCCAGCTCATCGGCTCGATGCTCGGCCTGACCTGGGACAGCATCCGCACCCGCATCACCCGCAAGGGCGTCCCCGACGAAGCGATGAGCGCGGTCGAAACGTCCGTCCCGGTGGCCGGCTCCCTCGCCCGCGAGGGCCCGGCCGGCGCGGTCAAGGAGATCCAGGCCGAGACGGGCGACCTCAAGGCCACCATCCTCGGCAAGCTGACGACCTACCTGATCCCCACGGTCCTCATCGCGGGCATCACCTGGATCATCTCCCTGCTCAACCCCGCCTCCGCGTTCGTCCGCGCGGTCAAGGGAATCATCGACATCGTCACGTTCATCGTGACGCAGGGCGCCCAGATCGCGGACTTCGTCAACGCGGTCCTGGACGCGGTCATCGCCATAGCCAACGGCGGCCAGGCCGGCGTCCCCAAACTCATCGAAGCCGCCCTCGCCACGAGCGTCCCCCTCCTGATCGGCTTCCTCGCCGCCCTGCTGGGCATCGGCGGCCTCGCCAACAAGGTCAAGTCGGTATTCCAGTCGGTGTCACGACCGGTCACCCGAGCCATCGACAAGATCGTCGACTTCATAGCGAAGAAGGGCAAGGCGCTCTGGAGCAAGCTCCGAGGAAAGCAGAAAAACAAGGAAAAGAACGAGAAGGAAGAAGTGAAAGGAAGAGACGACGCGCTACATTTACCGAAGAAGAGATTTCACACCACGAGCGGCGACGGACATCTTCTAACATTTTCCGAGAACAAGCCAAAAGCGGAACTCATGATTCACAGTAATCCGCTCACCGTGGAGAATTTTCTTCAGAATTGGCGTGAGGACATAGAGAGGAGCGAGGAATCCAACGAGCGCAAGGCCCAGGAGGACGCACACATCGAAGCATTTAACAGACACAAAGAAGTGAAAACAGAACAGACTTCCCTAGCGCGCAGCACGGGATCAGTTAGGCAGGCCCACCTCCAAGCATTGGTCGGCCTCCTCAATAACTTGGCAAACGCCGTTGCGAAGCATGACCCAGGCCTGATGGCCCCAATACCGGGACCCGTCCTCCCACCTTTCGTCGATCACGTGATTGCTACAAAATTTACCGCGCATTACGTCAATAACGACCTGAAAGGCAGCCCCTCCAACAAACACAAGCGACACGACGGGGTACTCAACGTCTGGAAGCACATGAAGACCCTCAATAGAGGATCAAATCATACGGCTTGGGTCAAGATGCATCTACTGCCGGACTTCCTCGGAGGTTTGGCGACCGACTCCAATCTTGTTCCAGCTCGCGGATTCACCAACAATCCATTATTCCTCGACGCCACCGAAAATCCCGCCAAGGAGGCCCTGGAGAAAGGAACCGAAAAAATCATCTGGTACAGGATAAAAGAGTTGACTTTCCATAATAGTCCCAACGGCGAGTTCCCGGACGGAGTCTTCCCTCACCAACTAGCCGCAGAGTGGGGAGGATACAAAATATCCGACGGAGAATGGAAAGCAGAGAAGGCAAGTGGATCATTCTCCGACGATCAAGACCCACCCAACGTCAACTACTGGCGAATAAATGTCGAGGGCAGCACGGCAGCAAACAACCGACTCGGACTACCGAAGAAGGATAAGACGGGAGAGGCCATTAAGAAGGGGCGCCCGTACTCCGGAATAACCGAACTGACGACTAAGCACCCAGAAATAAGGGACGCACTCATAGAGATAAACACTCAAGGCTTATTCCGCTGGGATTGA
- a CDS encoding AAA family ATPase, with translation MTEVLDVVGPDLRQLLARAAAVERRIRQAVELRRSTDPDPDDDFRGLYLTDENIVRLLDEAGARAFPELDEPSAEGAPAGEGAAEAEKDSRLARLAREFGLTPLDTEILLIALVPDLDDRFEAFYGYLNDDVSRRRPSIGLALGLCGAALSDPAARARLAAGAPLRAGGLLLAEDLHRPFLSRALRVPDRVAAHLLGDDTPDPRLAELLAPWQAVPGVGDPAPLAGVLADGVRLAYLSEDQGGAGTALAASALTRAGRGVLGLDLARLAEDPSPAEAVSALVREARLTGAGLVCAPLDAVSRERPGLLRLLTATPVPTVLVGRAPWDASWSVAPPLLLHAPRVEPSARGALWRDAYRLREDAPLPPAIAPDQLLAPFLLTPEQITGAARSAAQAARLAGGELTADHVRRGARAQNAAGLDRLARRIEPTVTWDDLVLPPDTHTQLRELTARARHRDRVLGEWGMRPGGGRGRGVSALFAGDSGTGKTMSAEVIAADLGLDLYTVDLATVIDKYVGETEKNLERIFTEAAGVNGVLLFDEADAIFGKRSDVKDAHDRYANVESAYLLQRMESFDGLAILATNLRANLDDAFTRRLDLVIDFPVPDPEQRLLLWDRCLGPTLPRGTDLDLPFCAENFELAGGNIRSIAVTSAYLAAEAGGAVTMETLIHAIQREYQKLGRLTLASEFGPYLGLVT, from the coding sequence ATGACGGAGGTCCTGGACGTCGTCGGCCCGGACCTCCGTCAGCTGCTCGCCCGTGCGGCGGCCGTGGAGCGGCGCATCCGGCAGGCGGTGGAGCTGCGACGGAGCACCGATCCGGACCCGGACGACGACTTCCGGGGGCTGTATCTGACGGACGAGAACATCGTGCGGCTACTGGATGAGGCGGGGGCCAGGGCGTTTCCGGAGCTGGACGAGCCCTCGGCCGAGGGTGCGCCGGCCGGGGAGGGGGCCGCCGAGGCGGAGAAGGATTCCCGACTGGCGCGCCTTGCGCGGGAGTTCGGACTCACCCCGCTCGACACGGAGATCCTGCTCATCGCGCTCGTACCGGATCTGGACGACCGCTTCGAGGCGTTCTACGGCTATCTGAACGACGACGTGTCCCGTCGCCGCCCGTCCATCGGACTGGCCCTGGGCCTGTGCGGCGCGGCGCTCTCCGACCCCGCGGCCCGGGCCCGGCTGGCGGCGGGGGCGCCGCTCCGGGCCGGCGGTCTGCTCCTGGCGGAGGACCTGCACCGCCCGTTCCTGAGCCGGGCGCTGCGGGTGCCGGACCGGGTGGCCGCGCACCTGCTGGGCGACGACACCCCGGACCCGCGACTGGCGGAGCTGCTGGCCCCGTGGCAGGCCGTGCCCGGGGTGGGCGACCCGGCCCCGCTCGCCGGAGTCCTCGCCGACGGCGTCCGGCTGGCCTACCTGAGCGAGGACCAGGGCGGCGCGGGCACGGCGCTCGCCGCGTCGGCGCTGACGCGGGCGGGCCGGGGGGTCCTGGGCCTGGACCTGGCCCGGCTGGCGGAGGACCCGTCGCCCGCCGAGGCGGTGAGCGCCCTGGTCCGGGAGGCGCGCCTGACGGGGGCGGGCCTGGTCTGCGCGCCGCTGGACGCGGTGTCCAGGGAGCGCCCGGGGCTGCTGAGGCTCCTCACGGCCACCCCGGTCCCGACGGTCCTGGTGGGCCGGGCGCCCTGGGACGCGTCCTGGTCGGTCGCCCCGCCCCTGCTGCTGCACGCGCCCCGGGTGGAGCCGTCGGCGCGGGGGGCGCTGTGGCGGGACGCGTACCGGCTCCGGGAGGACGCGCCGCTTCCGCCCGCCATCGCCCCGGACCAGCTGCTGGCCCCGTTCCTCCTCACCCCGGAACAGATCACGGGGGCCGCCCGCTCCGCCGCCCAGGCGGCCCGGCTGGCGGGCGGTGAGCTCACGGCGGACCACGTACGGCGGGGGGCCCGCGCCCAGAACGCGGCGGGCCTGGACCGGCTGGCCCGCCGCATCGAACCCACGGTGACCTGGGACGACCTGGTCCTCCCGCCCGACACTCACACCCAGCTCCGCGAGCTCACGGCCCGCGCCCGGCACCGCGACCGGGTGCTGGGGGAGTGGGGGATGCGGCCGGGCGGGGGCCGGGGCCGGGGGGTGTCGGCGCTGTTCGCGGGCGACTCCGGCACGGGCAAGACGATGTCGGCGGAGGTGATCGCCGCGGACCTGGGGCTGGACCTGTACACGGTCGACCTGGCGACGGTGATCGACAAGTACGTGGGCGAGACGGAGAAGAACCTGGAGCGGATCTTCACGGAGGCGGCGGGCGTGAACGGCGTGCTCCTCTTCGACGAGGCGGACGCGATCTTCGGCAAACGCTCGGACGTGAAGGACGCGCACGACCGCTACGCCAACGTGGAGAGCGCGTACCTCCTGCAACGCATGGAGTCCTTCGACGGCCTGGCCATCCTCGCCACCAACCTCCGCGCCAACCTGGACGACGCCTTCACCCGTCGCCTGGACCTGGTCATCGACTTCCCGGTCCCGGACCCCGAACAACGCCTACTCCTCTGGGACCGCTGCCTGGGCCCCACCCTCCCGCGCGGCACGGACCTGGACCTGCCCTTCTGCGCCGAGAACTTCGAGCTGGCGGGCGGCAACATCCGCTCGATCGCGGTGACTTCGGCGTACCTGGCGGCAGAGGCGGGGGGCGCGGTGACGATGGAGACGCTGATCCACGCGATCCAGCGGGAGTACCAGAAGCTGGGGCGGCTGACGCTGGCTTCGGAGTTCGGGCCGTATCTGGGGCTGGTGACCTGA